The nucleotide window TTTTAAAACCAGCACCTAAAGTAAAGTATTGTCTATTACCTTTATCTTGACTTTCATGAAAGTAACCACCTCTTAATGCAAATGCATTATTGTATAAATATTCTGCACCTACTGCATAGGTAATTTCACTTAACTCTTCACTAAATCCTCCTGGAGCATCTCCAAAAGAACCAAAAATACCTTGAATCCATCCTTTCTCCTCATCAGAACCATCAGGTTGTGGAGTTGGTACTAATAATTTAGTAAACTCAACATTGGTAGAAATAATATTATAATCGTCTAAAATAAAATCAAAACCACCTCCTAATTTTAAATTGGTTGGTATAAAATCCTCTTCACCTGGTGTATAAGAAACTTTAGGTCCAATATTAGCAATGTTAAATCCTAATCGATATCTACCATTAAAATTACCATAATTTTCTTCATAAGATTGGTAATATCCAGATACATCTACTGCAAAAGAATTTACGGGTTGTAAAGTATTACCTGCTGTACCATTAAATGCCAAATTAGATCTAATATATTTTAAGCCAACACCCATAGAGAATGTTTCACTCAATTTTAAAGCATAAGAACCAGAGAATACAAATTCATTCGGGTTTATAGTTCCATTAGGATTTCCTTGATTGTCTGTTAAATCAATTTGTCCTAAACTAAAATATCTAAATTCTGCACCCCAAGCTGCATTTTCGCTAAATCTATTGATGTAAGAAGCTGCACCAATAAAAATATCATCGGTTAAATTACGTAACCAAGGAGAATAAGTTAAACCTGTTTTTATCTGTCTGTCTCCAAAAGCTGTTTTTGCTGGGTTATGAAATAAAGACCAAGCATCTGCAGAAGTTGCAACACCCATATCACCCATACCACCTGCTCTTGCATCTGGTACAATTAATAAAAACGGAGTTGCAGTTGTAATACCTCCTGTTTGTTGTGTGTTGGTTTGTGCACTTACTTTTACACCTACTAAAGCACAAAGTGCAATACAAATACCTATTTTTTTCATTTTCTTCTTTTGACGATTGTTTTACAAATATCTAATTTTTATTGAAGTATTACTAATTTTTCATATTTCTCTGAAACTAAATTACTTGCTGTTGCTTTAACTGTTAGTTTGTAAACGTATACCCCTTTACCAATTTTATTACCAAAATCATCTAAACCATTCCAAGTAATGTTTCTAGATAAATTACCAGTAGTTTGTACGTTCCTATTAATGGTTTTCACCAACTTACCAGAAACTGTAAATATTTGAACTTGAACCTCTAAAGGTTCGTTAGGCTTATTATGATTGAACCAGAACTCTGTGTAATTTACAAAAGGATTTGGATAGTTTAAAACATTTTCTAAATTTAAGATAGCATCACTTACTACCACAAAGTTTAACGTGGTTTCAGATGAGTTATTGTAGGTATCCCAAGCTTTAATTTTTAAAGTATGTGGGCCTGTTTCTAAATCTCTTAAGGTATAATTTACTTTTCCAGTGGTAAAATCGTTTAATTCTGTTTGGTAAAAATCATTTAAGATGATAGGATTAGCAGTATCTCCATCTAAAATGGCCACAATATCATGATCTACTGCAGTTATGGAAGTATTGATTCCATTAGCGTCAGACAAAACAGCTATTAAATTGGGAGATGCATTGGTATTTCCTCCATCTATAAAAGATTCATCGTTCATAAACAATGCTATTTCTGGCCCAATATTATCTTCAGGAGCATTTTCATTTATTCCACCAACTGTAATATCAAAATTAGCGCCTGCTTTTTCTACTTCTCCATCTTCTGCATAAAAACTTAATTTACTTTTACCATAGGCGATTTTGATGTCTTTAGGCACTACAAAATCAAAACTAAACACTCCATTTTCTACAGTTGCTTTTCCTCTAAAGAGTTTACTATCTTGTGTATCAAAAACCATTGTAACTCCAAAACCATCATTATCTAAAGTAGTTTTATCAATAATTTTATCAAAAACGGTGGTAGAAAGTGTTCCATTATAATTGGTTAAAACTGAATTAGCATCATCAGTAACTACACCTTCAAATTTAACTTTTGATAAGGCTTTAATCGTATCTAAAGATCGTGTGATATCAACATCATTCATTTTTGTAATTCGAACATTTGACTTAGGAATAGCCAACTTCATTGCAGGATCTCCAAAAGAATAAATAAAGAATTTTTGCGTACTAGAAAACTGATTTTTAGTTACAGCTAGAGCTTCTGCAATAGAATAATCTTCATCATTAAAAGACAATAGCACTCGAATCAATTGTTCATTAAAACGTTGACCTGTAGAGATAAAAACTTCTCTGGTAGTAGTAATCATGCTTGCTGCTCCACCATCTGGTTTTTTAAAGGTAATTTCTCCTGCTGTAATTCTGTTTGGATTGTCGAATCTAGAAAAATCACAAGTAACTGTAATTAATAAAGGTAATGTTTTACTGTTCTTAAAAGATTGAATTTGAGCTACATCTAAAATACGTTCAGCAGCAAAACCATCTTCTCCTCCATGACCAAAATAATCGAAAACCAATGTTCCTTTTTCAATGGCATTTGTAATTGCCTCATTCACT belongs to Polaribacter dokdonensis and includes:
- the porV gene encoding type IX secretion system outer membrane channel protein PorV is translated as MKKIGICIALCALVGVKVSAQTNTQQTGGITTATPFLLIVPDARAGGMGDMGVATSADAWSLFHNPAKTAFGDRQIKTGLTYSPWLRNLTDDIFIGAASYINRFSENAAWGAEFRYFSLGQIDLTDNQGNPNGTINPNEFVFSGSYALKLSETFSMGVGLKYIRSNLAFNGTAGNTLQPVNSFAVDVSGYYQSYEENYGNFNGRYRLGFNIANIGPKVSYTPGEEDFIPTNLKLGGGFDFILDDYNIISTNVEFTKLLVPTPQPDGSDEEKGWIQGIFGSFGDAPGGFSEELSEITYAVGAEYLYNNAFALRGGYFHESQDKGNRQYFTLGAGFKTNALNVDLSYLINSSDVNNPLENSLRFTLSFDLGEIYDNY